A single genomic interval of Spirosoma taeanense harbors:
- a CDS encoding IS5 family transposase (programmed frameshift): MRRYEITDQQWQQIAHLLPGKVGHVGRSAVDNRLFINAVIWIARSGAPWRDLPERFGPWNSVYQRFRRWAKAGVWKTVFDELQEPDLDWLMIDSTTVRAHQHAAGPKKSDPASECLGQSVGGWTTKIHAVVDALGNPMRLILSVGQRADITQAKGLLTGYETDAVLADRGYDANELIDWLTESHTQVVIPSKKNRLADRQIDENLYKERNQVERYFNKLKQYRRVATRYEKTAVSFAGFIYLSSALILLA, encoded by the exons ATGCGTCGCTACGAGATTACGGACCAACAATGGCAACAAATCGCCCACTTACTACCCGGCAAAGTCGGTCATGTGGGCCGTTCAGCCGTCGATAATAGACTATTTATCAATGCGGTAATCTGGATCGCCCGCTCGGGTGCCCCTTGGCGGGATTTACCCGAGCGGTTCGGGCCCTGGAACTCGGTCTACCAACGCTTTCGACGCTGGGCTAAAGCAGGTGTATGGAAAACTGTTTTTGACGAGTTGCAGGAACCGGACTTAGATTGGCTAATGATTGACTCCACGACGGTGCGGGCGCACCAGCATGCAGCTGGTC CAAAAAAAAGCGATCCTGCCAGCGAGTGCTTAGGTCAATCGGTGGGCGGCTGGACGACTAAGATTCATGCCGTTGTTGACGCCTTAGGCAATCCTATGCGGCTTATTCTCAGCGTCGGACAGCGAGCGGATATTACCCAGGCGAAGGGTTTATTGACTGGTTATGAAACAGATGCGGTGTTAGCGGACCGAGGCTATGATGCCAACGAATTGATTGATTGGTTAACAGAGTCCCATACGCAAGTGGTGATACCATCCAAAAAGAATCGACTGGCAGATCGACAGATTGACGAAAACTTGTACAAAGAGCGCAACCAAGTGGAACGCTATTTCAACAAGCTCAAGCAATACCGGCGGGTCGCTACTCGCTATGAGAAGACGGCCGTGAGTTTTGCTGGATTCATTTATCTGTCTTCGGCTTTGATTTTATTAGCTTGA
- the thiE gene encoding thiamine phosphate synthase codes for MSDAVYLVTDSVICRQAGHTVPFVVEEACRAGVRWIQLREKVMTTRSFVELGAALKAITQRYGARLIINDRIDVAQAVDADGVHIGQDDMPYPLVRSLLGPNKLIGLSVNSIDELLAAQCHSDIDYLGIATIFATGTKLDTVSLLGLPGLQDVCQQTQLPTFAIGGINATTVQSVMQTGVTGVAVVSAICGQDSPYEAARELIQLGRVDN; via the coding sequence ATGAGCGACGCCGTGTATTTAGTCACTGATAGCGTCATCTGTCGGCAGGCGGGCCATACCGTGCCGTTTGTGGTGGAAGAGGCCTGTCGGGCGGGCGTTCGCTGGATTCAGTTACGGGAGAAAGTTATGACGACCCGCTCCTTTGTCGAGCTGGGTGCTGCGCTTAAAGCCATTACACAACGTTACGGTGCCCGGCTGATTATCAACGACCGCATCGATGTGGCGCAGGCGGTTGATGCTGATGGTGTACACATCGGTCAGGACGACATGCCGTATCCACTGGTTCGTTCGCTATTGGGTCCCAATAAACTCATTGGCTTATCCGTCAACAGTATAGATGAACTACTGGCCGCGCAATGCCACTCCGATATTGACTACCTGGGTATTGCTACCATCTTTGCTACCGGCACCAAACTCGACACGGTTAGCCTGCTGGGCCTTCCCGGTCTACAGGACGTTTGCCAGCAAACCCAACTCCCAACGTTTGCCATAGGCGGCATCAACGCCACAACTGTTCAGTCGGTTATGCAGACCGGCGTAACGGGCGTAGCTGTCGTATCTGCCATTTGCGGCCAGGATTCGCCTTATGAAGCCGCCCGTGAACTTATCCAACTAGGGCGTGTTGACAATTAG
- the thiM gene encoding hydroxyethylthiazole kinase, with protein MTATPQSIWNDIEQIRLQSPLVQSITNFVVMNNTANALLALGASPAMVHAEEEVDDFIAIASALVINIGTLDQNFVAGMKRAMRKAHELGKPVVFDPVGVGATKYRNEVSRELMALAAPTIIRGNASEIMALAGLNAQTKGVDSVHGSSAALDSARQLNADFGSIVVVSGAEDYIVGADQVATIGNGHAMMTKVTGMGCTATALTAAFAAVNTNYFQAAVHSMAVMGITGELAAQRSLGPGSLQLNFLDTLYQLTQQDVSANLKLGQL; from the coding sequence ATGACCGCAACACCCCAATCCATCTGGAACGACATTGAGCAGATTCGTCTCCAGTCTCCTCTTGTTCAAAGCATCACCAACTTCGTTGTCATGAACAACACGGCGAATGCCCTGCTAGCTCTGGGTGCTTCACCTGCTATGGTACATGCCGAAGAAGAAGTTGACGACTTCATTGCCATTGCCAGTGCGCTGGTTATTAACATCGGCACGCTCGATCAGAACTTTGTAGCAGGCATGAAACGAGCCATGCGTAAAGCCCATGAACTGGGCAAGCCTGTTGTGTTCGATCCCGTTGGCGTTGGTGCCACTAAGTACCGAAACGAAGTGAGTCGGGAGTTAATGGCTTTGGCCGCTCCGACTATCATTCGGGGCAATGCGTCGGAAATTATGGCGCTGGCCGGATTGAATGCGCAAACGAAAGGCGTTGACAGCGTCCATGGCTCCTCAGCGGCACTCGACAGCGCCCGGCAACTCAACGCAGATTTCGGCAGCATAGTGGTCGTTAGCGGGGCAGAGGACTATATTGTTGGAGCCGATCAGGTAGCTACCATAGGGAATGGTCATGCCATGATGACTAAAGTAACGGGCATGGGCTGTACCGCTACGGCGTTGACGGCTGCCTTTGCCGCGGTGAACACCAATTATTTCCAGGCGGCTGTACATAGCATGGCGGTTATGGGTATTACGGGCGAACTGGCTGCGCAACGTTCACTTGGTCCCGGTAGTCTACAACTAAATTTCCTGGATACACTCTATCAGTTGACGCAGCAGGACGTATCGGCGAACCTCAAACTGGGTCAGCTATGA
- the gltX gene encoding glutamate--tRNA ligase — MSNPVRVRFAPSPTGPLHIGGVRTALYNYLFARKMGGKMLLRIEDTDQNRFVPGAEEYILDALHWVGIEIDEGQGVGGPHAPYRQSERREIYQKEAQRLVDEGKAYYAFDTAEELDAMRKRLEEANAPAAQYNAITRMQMRNSLTMNPDEVKSRMDSGEPYVIRLKTPRKEEVRLNDLIRGWVNVHSSAIDDKVLLKSDGLPTYHLANIVDDHLMGITHVIRGEEWLPSAPLHVLLYRYLGWEDTMPQFAHLPLLLKPEGNGKLSKRDADLGGFPIFPLQWTDPVTGQVARGFREDGYLPEATVNFLALLGWNPGTEQELFTMDELVATFDIAQVHKAGARFDIQKAQWFNHQYIRLRPDAELAPTVQQQAEAAGFTCPIDKAEKIVALLKGRVNFAREIFDEAGTIFHAPATYDEAVMAAKWNDDAVRAVTAFHDALQGYEGEFVADSIKHALSDAMQQAGIKQGKIMQAMRLALTGSGAGPDLMLTMEIIGKAETIQRLETALATLRVNA, encoded by the coding sequence GGTTTGTACCGGGCGCTGAAGAATACATCCTGGACGCTCTGCACTGGGTTGGTATTGAAATTGACGAAGGGCAGGGCGTAGGTGGTCCGCATGCTCCCTACCGCCAGTCGGAACGCCGGGAGATTTACCAGAAAGAAGCGCAGCGCCTGGTCGATGAGGGCAAAGCCTATTACGCCTTCGACACGGCCGAAGAGCTGGACGCCATGCGCAAACGGCTCGAAGAAGCCAATGCACCAGCTGCTCAGTACAACGCCATCACGCGGATGCAGATGCGCAACTCGCTGACCATGAATCCCGATGAGGTGAAGTCTCGGATGGACTCGGGCGAGCCGTACGTGATCAGGCTGAAAACACCACGTAAAGAAGAAGTCCGTCTAAACGACCTCATTCGTGGCTGGGTGAATGTGCATTCGTCGGCCATTGACGACAAGGTGCTGTTGAAGTCAGACGGACTCCCAACCTATCACCTGGCCAACATCGTGGACGATCACCTGATGGGCATTACGCACGTGATTCGGGGCGAAGAGTGGTTGCCCTCGGCTCCGCTGCACGTACTGTTGTATCGGTATCTGGGCTGGGAGGACACCATGCCGCAGTTTGCGCACCTGCCTCTGCTGTTGAAACCGGAAGGAAACGGTAAGCTGAGCAAGCGTGACGCAGACCTAGGTGGTTTCCCGATCTTCCCACTGCAATGGACAGACCCGGTTACGGGTCAGGTAGCACGTGGTTTCCGGGAAGATGGTTATTTGCCCGAAGCCACCGTTAACTTCCTGGCGCTTCTTGGCTGGAACCCCGGCACCGAGCAGGAACTGTTCACGATGGATGAGTTGGTTGCCACCTTCGACATTGCGCAGGTTCACAAAGCCGGAGCCCGGTTCGATATTCAGAAAGCGCAGTGGTTCAACCACCAGTACATTCGTCTGCGGCCCGATGCCGAACTAGCCCCGACGGTGCAGCAACAAGCCGAAGCCGCTGGCTTTACGTGTCCGATTGACAAGGCTGAGAAGATTGTCGCCTTGCTGAAAGGCCGGGTCAATTTTGCCCGCGAGATTTTCGACGAAGCAGGCACTATTTTCCACGCACCTGCTACCTACGATGAGGCCGTAATGGCTGCGAAATGGAACGACGATGCCGTACGCGCCGTAACAGCCTTCCATGACGCCCTACAAGGGTATGAAGGCGAGTTCGTCGCCGATTCAATCAAGCACGCACTATCTGATGCCATGCAGCAGGCGGGTATCAAGCAGGGAAAAATCATGCAGGCTATGCGCCTAGCCCTTACTGGATCAGGGGCCGGACCAGACCTCATGCTAACGATGGAAATCATCGGCAAAGCCGAAACAATTCAACGGCTCGAAACGGCGCTGGCAACGTTAAGAGTGAACGCATAG